The window CAGCGCCGCAGCAGCCCGCTCACGAGGCAACCTGCGTGGCAAGCACCCGGTTCACCGCCTCCGACAGCCGCTGCCACTCGCGACGCTCCGCCGCCAGCCGCTCGCGCCCCTTTGCCGTGAGCGTATAGAACCGTGCACGCCGGTTGTTCTCCGTGACCGCCCACCGACTGCCGATCAGCCCCTGCCGCTTCAGCCGGTACAGCGACGGATAGAGCGATCCCTGGTTCACCTGCAGCTCGTTCCCCGACGCGCTGCGGATCCGGTCCATGATCCCCCAGCCGTGCGCGTCGCCGAGCTGCAGCGCCTTGAGCACCAGCAGGTCCAGCGTTCCGGTCACGAGATCTCCCCTGGGCGGCACCAACCCTCCTGGCTGAACGGGTCGCTCCTGTCGATTACCGAGTAGGAGGGTACGGCTGCTCTACTCGGTCTTCAAGTGGAGTGGGATGGGGCTGCGGGCTGACGGGGCGGAGCCGGCGGATGGGGGGACTGGTCCGCATGGCTGGGGGCGCGAGCCGACGGAGGACACCGGGCGGACCCGTTCGCCTGGGGTCAGGGCGTCACGCACCGCTCTGCCAGCACCGACCCGCACGTCGCACCCCGGCCGAGCAGGCCGACCGGCTCATCCGCCAGGCTCGGCCAGCGGATGCGGGTTACCGCTCACCGCCCGGGCGCCACGGACGGCACCGCACGACGATGCCTGGCGGCGCAACGGTTACAATGACCGCTCAGCCGCCAGGGATCGCCGCAAGGGACCAGGTGTGTGGCGGCGCAGCGGTCAGTAAGACCTGCAGGGCGACAAGAGTCTGCTTTCGACGTCGCGCGTGGCGCCACAGCGGGGGTAACGCGCCGGCTTACAGCCCGCACTGGGGTCTGCGCCATCGCGCGTGGCGCCACAGCGGGGTAACGCGTCGGGCTTACAGCCCGCACTGGGGTCTG of the Longimicrobiales bacterium genome contains:
- a CDS encoding PadR family transcriptional regulator — its product is MTGTLDLLVLKALQLGDAHGWGIMDRIRSASGNELQVNQGSLYPSLYRLKRQGLIGSRWAVTENNRRARFYTLTAKGRERLAAERREWQRLSEAVNRVLATQVAS